The proteins below are encoded in one region of Danio rerio strain Tuebingen ecotype United States chromosome 14, GRCz12tu, whole genome shotgun sequence:
- the si:dkeyp-11e3.1 gene encoding transcription cofactor vestigial-like protein 1 — MEEDLMNPVAKKTKEQSGSVLLTYFQGDINSMVDEHFSRALSQAVKPKEKSAQTNGSSQWEAQSQSRFQPMFPPEHLWLGTSSESHSNYHMSPNHPANCGILWPGDSRHGMGLALPPMMYPSVSCPDGLIAPEDQYSNSLLHLLHNDRPDTKQDLHMNGWTKYPGLSNQHNLKPGMKVIEKKDFDWY; from the exons ATGGAGGAGGATCTAATGAACCCAGTGGCTAAGAAAACTAAGGAGCAGTCCGGTAGTGTCCTTCTCACCTACTTCCAAGGAGACATCAACAGCATGGTGGATGAGCATTTCTCCCGGGCTCTGAGTCAAGCGGTGAAACCAAAGGAAAAGTCTGCTCAGACAA atggATCCAGTCAATGGGAAGCACAGTCACAAAGCAGGTTTCAACCCATGTTTCCTCCAGAACATCTCTGGTTAGGAACAAGCAGTGAGTCTCATTCAAACTATCACATGTCACCGAATCACCCTGCAAACTGTGGGATTTTGTGGCCAGGGGATTCAAGGCATGGTATGGGTCTCGCTCTGCCCCCCATGATGTACCCCTCTGTTTCGTGTCCTGATGGGTTGATAGCGCCAGAGGACCAGTACTCTAATTCACTGTTACACTTGCTCCACAATGATCGTCCTGACACAAAGCAAGACCTCCacatgaatggatggacaaaatATCCTGGACTTAGTAACCAGCACAATCTAAAACCTG GTATGAAGGTGATTGAGAAGAAGGATTTTGACTGGTATTAA